The Chelatococcus sp. HY11 genome includes a window with the following:
- a CDS encoding amino acid ABC transporter ATP-binding protein — protein sequence MSAVQIENVHKSFGKLEVLKGVSLAVEAGQVVAIIGRSGSGKSTLLRCINGLETIQSGRIEVVGHTVTYTDEKLRELRKDVGIVFQSYNLFPHLTVGQNIMLAPRITKGVAKEAAKAQAEKVLAQVGLSEKFDVYPDNLSGGQQQRVAIARSLAMQPKVMLFDEVTSALDPELTGEVLIVMEELARGGMTMLLVTHEMNFARSVADITVFMHQGKVWEMGPSEELFASPKTPELAAFVKSSLK from the coding sequence ATGTCGGCCGTACAAATTGAAAACGTCCATAAGAGCTTCGGGAAACTCGAGGTCCTGAAGGGAGTTTCGCTGGCGGTCGAGGCTGGACAGGTTGTCGCCATCATCGGCCGCAGCGGTTCCGGCAAATCGACGCTGCTGCGTTGCATCAATGGGCTGGAGACGATCCAGTCCGGGCGCATCGAGGTGGTCGGCCACACGGTGACCTATACCGACGAGAAGCTGCGCGAACTGCGTAAGGACGTCGGTATCGTCTTCCAGAGCTACAACCTCTTCCCTCATCTGACGGTGGGCCAGAACATCATGCTGGCGCCGCGCATCACGAAGGGCGTGGCGAAGGAAGCGGCCAAGGCGCAGGCCGAAAAGGTTCTGGCCCAGGTCGGTCTGTCGGAGAAGTTCGACGTTTATCCCGACAATCTGTCCGGTGGCCAGCAGCAGCGCGTCGCGATAGCCCGTTCGCTCGCCATGCAGCCGAAGGTCATGCTGTTCGACGAGGTGACTTCGGCGCTCGATCCCGAGCTCACCGGCGAAGTGCTGATCGTCATGGAGGAACTGGCGCGCGGCGGCATGACGATGCTGCTCGTGACGCATGAAATGAATTTCGCGCGGAGCGTCGCCGACATCACCGTCTTCATGCACCAGGGCAAGGTTTGGGAGATGGGCCCCTCGGAGGAGTTGTTCGCATCGCCCAAGACCCCAGAACTCGCTGCTTTCGTCAAGAGCAGTCTCAAGTGA
- a CDS encoding transporter substrate-binding domain-containing protein, which produces MLSFKTFKYAIAALALGVAAVGATSQASAQTVQDIVKRGKARIGVLIGAPPYGSVDAQGNAVGYDADVTALIGKYLGVPVEIVQLTPPSRIPALESGKVDFLVATLAPTPERARSVLFTIPYSMFQPGIYAHKNANITKWEDLKGKKVGVNRGSSVEHELTSREKDLNLQIMRFEDDATVMMALFTGQVDAIAGPDAQANAAMKARNVTDYEQKFIFARQPNSMTVRKDQTDLRDWLNNVIYYIKLNGELDAVSRKWVGTPLPELPVF; this is translated from the coding sequence ATGTTGTCATTCAAGACCTTCAAATATGCGATCGCAGCGCTCGCACTCGGTGTCGCGGCGGTTGGCGCGACGAGCCAGGCCTCCGCGCAGACCGTTCAGGACATCGTGAAGCGCGGCAAGGCGCGCATCGGCGTGCTCATCGGCGCTCCGCCCTACGGCTCCGTCGATGCCCAGGGCAACGCGGTCGGCTACGATGCCGACGTCACGGCGCTCATCGGCAAGTATCTCGGCGTGCCTGTCGAGATCGTGCAACTCACCCCGCCGTCGCGTATCCCGGCGCTTGAATCGGGCAAGGTCGACTTCCTCGTCGCGACGCTCGCCCCGACGCCGGAACGCGCCCGCTCGGTGCTGTTCACGATCCCCTACAGCATGTTCCAGCCCGGCATCTACGCGCACAAGAACGCCAACATCACCAAGTGGGAAGACCTGAAGGGCAAGAAGGTCGGCGTCAATCGCGGCTCGAGCGTCGAGCATGAGCTGACGAGCCGTGAGAAGGACCTGAACCTCCAGATCATGCGCTTCGAGGACGACGCGACCGTCATGATGGCGCTGTTCACCGGCCAGGTCGATGCCATCGCCGGCCCGGATGCCCAGGCCAATGCGGCCATGAAGGCGCGCAATGTCACAGACTACGAGCAGAAGTTCATCTTCGCCCGGCAGCCGAACTCGATGACCGTGCGCAAGGACCAGACCGACCTGCGTGACTGGCTCAACAATGTCATCTATTACATCAAGCTGAACGGCGAGCTCGACGCGGTTTCCCGCAAGTGGGTCGGCACGCCGCTGCCGGAGCTGCCGGTGTTCTAA
- a CDS encoding 2-hydroxyacid dehydrogenase: protein MRIVFHGENAASFSHGFADLVGTADITVLPDVLASEAERAAYAAAEVVVGTRYNSSLPRPEGLRLFHVPGAGYDAVDLALLPASATVCNCFGHEQAIAEYVMAGILARHVPLADADAKLRNKDWSYWAGAPERVHDELAEKTIGLLGFGHIGKAIAARAKAFEMKVNVANRSPVPTSASVDRSFTLDRLDDFWGSADFIVVSVPLTAETTGIVGKDAFDAMRSSAVVFNVGRGPTIDEKALYEALRDNKIAGAVIDTWYVYPTSDKPAVLPSILPFHELPNVVMTPHMSGWTSGTIRRRQKTIADNVLSRVAGRPCTNVVREGGGS, encoded by the coding sequence ATGCGCATAGTCTTTCATGGTGAAAACGCCGCATCCTTCAGCCACGGTTTCGCTGATCTCGTCGGGACGGCTGACATCACTGTCCTTCCCGATGTCCTCGCGAGCGAGGCCGAGCGCGCCGCTTATGCGGCCGCGGAGGTCGTGGTGGGAACGCGTTACAACAGTTCGCTGCCGCGCCCTGAAGGCTTGCGGCTCTTCCATGTGCCCGGAGCGGGTTACGATGCGGTCGATCTTGCGCTGTTGCCGGCCTCGGCCACTGTCTGCAACTGTTTCGGCCATGAGCAAGCCATTGCCGAATATGTGATGGCGGGAATTCTCGCCCGTCATGTTCCGCTCGCTGACGCCGATGCTAAGCTCCGCAACAAGGACTGGTCCTACTGGGCGGGCGCGCCGGAGCGCGTTCATGACGAACTGGCGGAGAAGACCATCGGCCTCCTCGGCTTTGGTCATATCGGCAAGGCGATTGCCGCACGTGCGAAGGCCTTCGAAATGAAGGTCAACGTCGCCAATCGCTCGCCTGTGCCGACCTCGGCGTCGGTGGACAGGTCCTTCACCCTCGACCGGCTAGACGATTTCTGGGGATCGGCCGACTTCATCGTGGTGTCGGTACCGCTGACCGCCGAAACCACAGGAATTGTCGGCAAGGATGCCTTCGATGCGATGCGTTCTTCTGCTGTCGTCTTCAATGTTGGACGCGGCCCGACGATCGACGAGAAGGCGCTATACGAGGCTTTGCGGGACAACAAGATCGCCGGCGCGGTCATCGATACGTGGTATGTCTATCCCACATCGGATAAGCCCGCGGTGCTGCCGTCAATTCTACCTTTTCATGAATTGCCGAACGTCGTGATGACCCCGCATATGTCCGGCTGGACAAGCGGGACCATTCGCCGGAGACAAAAGACCATTGCCGACAATGTTCTGAGCCGCGTAGCCGGGCGGCCCTGCACAAATGTCGTGCGTGAGGGGGGAGGAAGCTGA
- a CDS encoding GntR family transcriptional regulator, giving the protein MAQTRSQSTLTVAEAAEPAAPRRRNRVNLFDLAYERLEDLIVNCELKPGRFLAIQDLQDISGFGRTPVHQAVSRLAADTLVIVRPRHGVQIAPIDLARERVLLRLRRDLERFVIRLATEKSGPSHRNQLLHLARALREHRDTLTLGEFNTFDRRIDQLILTAAGEPFLEHTLRPLHTLFRRIGWIFHNVIASDENLNATIDSHLAILDAVASRQVERAVSASDALMDFVDSMFDIMEREVDPSLLDCNLAPFIAPHSTR; this is encoded by the coding sequence ATGGCGCAGACACGCAGCCAGTCCACGCTCACGGTCGCCGAAGCTGCCGAGCCTGCTGCGCCGCGCCGCCGCAACCGGGTCAACTTGTTCGACCTTGCCTATGAGCGACTTGAGGATCTCATCGTCAATTGTGAGCTGAAGCCCGGGCGTTTCCTGGCCATCCAGGATCTCCAGGATATCAGTGGCTTCGGGCGCACGCCGGTTCATCAGGCGGTCAGTCGCCTGGCGGCGGATACGCTGGTTATCGTGCGGCCGCGTCATGGCGTGCAGATCGCTCCGATCGATCTCGCCCGTGAACGTGTGCTGCTGAGGCTGCGTCGTGATCTCGAGCGCTTCGTCATCAGGCTCGCCACCGAAAAGTCGGGACCTTCCCATCGCAATCAGTTGCTGCATCTCGCGCGTGCGCTCCGGGAGCATCGCGACACCCTGACGCTTGGCGAGTTCAACACCTTCGACCGGCGCATCGATCAACTGATTCTGACGGCGGCGGGGGAGCCGTTCCTGGAACATACCCTGCGTCCGCTGCACACGTTGTTCAGGCGGATCGGCTGGATCTTCCACAATGTGATCGCCTCGGACGAAAACCTCAACGCGACCATCGACAGCCATCTCGCCATTCTGGATGCGGTGGCGAGCCGGCAGGTCGAGCGGGCGGTCTCCGCCTCCGATGCCCTGATGGATTTCGTCGACAGCATGTTCGACATCATGGAGCGGGAGGTTGATCCTTCCCTGCTCGACTGCAACCTCGCACCCTTCATTGCTCCTCACTCAACCCGATGA
- a CDS encoding amino acid ABC transporter permease, with protein MIESFGWPEFMFLVRATGWTLVLTVIAFFFGSIVGGAFAIMRLAQNSLLRRIAAVYILVIQSVPVLMVLFLSYYGLSLAGFDIPPLIAASLSLGIYVSAYLAEIWRGSIEAVPFQQWEASSSLAMTRGQQYRYVILPQALRISVPPTVGFLVQLVKNTSIVSVVGFVDLARAGQLINNATFQPFQVFGSVAVIYFLICFPLSRLSKHLEKVLHVGRTN; from the coding sequence ATGATCGAGTCCTTTGGCTGGCCCGAATTCATGTTCCTCGTCCGGGCGACCGGCTGGACATTGGTGCTCACGGTCATCGCGTTCTTCTTCGGCAGCATCGTCGGCGGTGCATTCGCGATCATGCGCCTGGCGCAGAACAGTCTCCTGCGCCGGATCGCGGCGGTCTATATCCTCGTGATCCAGTCTGTCCCCGTGCTGATGGTGCTGTTCCTGTCCTACTACGGGCTGTCGCTGGCGGGTTTCGACATTCCACCGCTGATTGCGGCCTCGCTCTCGCTCGGCATCTATGTCAGCGCCTATCTCGCCGAGATCTGGCGCGGATCGATCGAGGCCGTGCCTTTCCAGCAGTGGGAAGCGTCCTCGTCGCTCGCCATGACGCGGGGCCAGCAGTACCGCTACGTGATCCTGCCTCAGGCGCTTCGGATCTCGGTGCCTCCGACGGTCGGGTTTCTCGTGCAGCTGGTCAAGAACACGTCCATCGTGTCGGTGGTCGGCTTCGTCGATCTGGCACGCGCTGGCCAGCTCATCAACAACGCGACGTTCCAGCCGTTTCAGGTCTTTGGCTCGGTGGCGGTGATCTACTTCCTGATCTGCTTCCCGCTGTCGCGTCTCAGCAAACATCTTGAAAAGGTGCTCCATGTCGGCCGTACAAATTGA
- a CDS encoding SDR family oxidoreductase, which translates to MAKNLFDLTGQTALVTGSSRGLGRAMAQGLAEAGAAIVLNGVDAGRLKTAADEMRAEGFTVHEAPFDVTDEDAIKAAFAKLDAEGIAVDILVNNAGIQLRKPMVELASDEWRKVIETNLTSAFIIGREAAKRMIPRGRGKVINIGSLTSELARATVTPYTVAKGGIKMLTRGMAAEWGEHGIQANAIGPGYMITDMNQALIDNPTFDAWVKARTPARRWGRPEELISTVVYLAAPASSYVNGQLIFVDGGMASVL; encoded by the coding sequence ATGGCCAAGAACCTGTTTGACCTCACCGGGCAGACCGCCCTCGTCACCGGCTCCTCGCGTGGCCTCGGCCGCGCCATGGCACAGGGCCTCGCGGAGGCCGGCGCGGCAATCGTCCTGAACGGCGTCGATGCCGGGCGCCTGAAAACCGCCGCCGACGAAATGCGTGCCGAGGGCTTCACCGTGCATGAGGCGCCCTTCGACGTCACCGACGAGGACGCCATCAAGGCCGCCTTCGCCAAGCTCGACGCGGAGGGGATCGCTGTCGACATCCTCGTCAACAACGCCGGCATCCAGCTGCGCAAGCCGATGGTGGAGCTTGCGAGCGACGAATGGCGGAAGGTCATCGAGACGAACCTCACCAGCGCCTTCATCATCGGGCGCGAGGCGGCCAAGCGCATGATTCCGCGCGGCCGCGGCAAGGTCATCAATATCGGCTCACTCACCAGCGAACTCGCCCGCGCCACCGTGACCCCCTATACGGTCGCCAAGGGCGGCATCAAGATGCTAACGCGCGGCATGGCGGCCGAATGGGGTGAGCACGGCATCCAGGCCAATGCCATCGGCCCGGGCTACATGATCACCGACATGAACCAGGCGCTCATCGACAATCCGACGTTCGACGCCTGGGTCAAGGCGCGTACCCCAGCGCGCCGCTGGGGACGTCCGGAAGAGCTGATCAGCACCGTCGTCTATCTCGCAGCGCCGGCATCGAGCTATGTGAATGGCCAGCTGATTTTCGTGGACGGGGGCATGGCCTCGGTTCTCTAG
- a CDS encoding amino acid ABC transporter permease: MQYQFQFNSVLAESGFIMQGILLTIYLSVGAIVLGSILAILFSALRANGPRWVGTLVDIYVELLRNTPFLVQLFIIFFGLPSIGLRLTADQAALLAMTLNLAAYSTEIIRAGVDSIHRSQIEAGLSLAMTKRQIFQHVIIVPAIAKVWPALSSQFVLMLLASSICSFISVQELSGVTAIIEQRTFRSFESYIVATLLYLVLALTLKVGLLGLGRLIFPRVSGLSRVQVKGEAA; this comes from the coding sequence ATGCAGTATCAATTCCAATTCAACAGCGTTCTGGCCGAATCCGGCTTCATCATGCAGGGCATCCTGCTGACGATCTATTTGTCAGTCGGCGCAATAGTTCTCGGGTCGATCCTCGCGATCTTGTTCTCGGCGCTGCGCGCCAATGGCCCTCGCTGGGTCGGCACCCTCGTCGACATCTATGTCGAACTGCTGCGCAACACCCCCTTCCTGGTGCAGCTCTTCATCATTTTCTTCGGCCTGCCGTCCATTGGCCTGCGCCTCACGGCCGATCAGGCCGCGCTGCTCGCCATGACGCTCAATCTCGCGGCCTACTCCACCGAGATCATCCGCGCCGGCGTCGATTCGATTCACCGCTCGCAGATCGAGGCGGGCCTTTCGCTTGCTATGACCAAGCGCCAGATTTTCCAGCACGTCATCATCGTGCCGGCGATCGCCAAGGTCTGGCCGGCGCTTTCCAGCCAGTTCGTGCTGATGCTGCTCGCCTCCTCGATCTGCTCCTTCATCTCGGTGCAGGAACTCTCTGGCGTGACCGCCATCATCGAGCAGCGCACCTTCCGCAGCTTCGAAAGCTACATCGTCGCGACGCTTCTTTATCTCGTGCTCGCGCTGACCCTGAAAGTCGGCCTGCTCGGCCTCGGGCGGCTTATCTTCCCGCGCGTGTCCGGGCTCTCCCGTGTGCAGGTGAAGGGAGAAGCGGCATGA
- a CDS encoding mandelate racemase/muconate lactonizing enzyme family protein produces the protein MKITSIETLRTEEFANVLWVRIHTDSGLIGLGETFYGAGAVEAHIHDTLAGRLLGRDPLHIEAIHRDMVNLPMAQSSTGVEYRAASAIDIALWDLFGKVCNLPVHQMLGGLCRDKLRIYNTCAGYGYVRSNNIKPVSNWNFGQSEAAGPYEDLEAFMTDAGALAENLLENGITAMKIWPFDPPAIENQGLYITAAQLKKATQPFEKIRKAVGDKIDIMVEFHSLWNLPTAKQIAKALEPYKPMWFEDPIRMNSPQALGEYARSTDVWVCASETLGSRWPYKDMLDRDATHVVMVDLCWSGGLTEGRKIAALAETWHRPFAPHDCIGPVGFAAAVHTSFSQPNTLIQESVRAFYTGWYKELVTVTPTIKDGYVYPMEGPGLGLDLLPAVFDRTDLTVRRSAV, from the coding sequence ATGAAGATCACCTCGATAGAGACCTTGCGCACCGAGGAATTCGCCAATGTCCTCTGGGTGCGCATCCACACGGATTCCGGATTGATCGGGCTCGGCGAAACCTTCTATGGCGCCGGCGCTGTCGAGGCCCATATCCATGACACGCTCGCGGGCCGCCTGCTCGGCCGCGATCCCCTCCATATCGAGGCCATCCACCGCGACATGGTGAATCTGCCGATGGCGCAATCCTCGACCGGCGTCGAGTATCGCGCGGCCTCCGCGATCGACATCGCGCTGTGGGACCTGTTCGGCAAGGTCTGCAACCTGCCCGTCCACCAGATGCTCGGCGGCCTCTGCCGCGACAAGCTTCGCATCTACAACACCTGCGCCGGCTACGGCTACGTGCGCTCCAACAACATCAAGCCCGTCTCGAACTGGAATTTCGGCCAGAGCGAGGCCGCCGGTCCCTACGAAGACCTCGAAGCCTTCATGACGGACGCCGGTGCGCTCGCCGAGAACCTGCTCGAAAATGGCATCACGGCCATGAAGATCTGGCCGTTCGATCCGCCCGCCATCGAGAACCAGGGTCTCTACATCACCGCGGCGCAGCTCAAGAAGGCGACCCAGCCCTTCGAGAAGATCCGCAAGGCGGTTGGCGACAAGATCGACATCATGGTGGAGTTTCACTCCCTGTGGAACCTGCCGACCGCCAAGCAGATCGCCAAGGCGCTGGAGCCCTACAAACCCATGTGGTTCGAGGACCCGATCCGCATGAATTCGCCACAGGCGCTCGGTGAATATGCGCGCTCGACCGACGTCTGGGTCTGCGCCAGCGAGACGCTCGGCTCGCGCTGGCCCTACAAGGACATGCTCGATCGCGACGCCACCCATGTGGTGATGGTGGACCTGTGCTGGTCAGGCGGCCTGACGGAAGGGCGCAAGATCGCCGCGCTCGCCGAGACTTGGCATCGCCCCTTCGCCCCGCATGACTGCATCGGCCCCGTCGGCTTCGCGGCGGCGGTGCATACCTCCTTCAGCCAGCCCAACACGCTGATCCAGGAATCAGTGCGCGCCTTCTACACCGGCTGGTACAAGGAGCTCGTCACGGTGACGCCGACCATCAAGGACGGCTATGTCTATCCGATGGAGGGCCCCGGCCTCGGCCTCGACCTTCTGCCCGCCGTCTTCGACCGCACCGACCTGACGGTCCGCCGCTCGGCCGTCTGA
- a CDS encoding ureidoglycolate lyase translates to MQRFKAVPLTAEAFAPYGEVLVHKGEVKLQPVPDAFDRTADAPVPSLALLRIDAANALPVVIDRLERHPFSAQSFLPTEGGRCLIIVCDTAADGSPDIASTKAFISEKREGITYKRNVWHRSVTALEAPSQFAVVMAQTSDGRDNLFFDLAAPIEIVAG, encoded by the coding sequence ATGCAACGTTTCAAAGCCGTGCCGCTGACCGCAGAGGCCTTTGCACCCTATGGCGAAGTGCTCGTACACAAGGGCGAGGTCAAGCTGCAGCCCGTTCCCGATGCCTTCGATCGCACAGCTGACGCACCTGTGCCCTCGCTGGCCTTGCTGCGCATCGACGCGGCCAATGCGTTGCCGGTCGTGATCGATCGCCTTGAACGGCATCCGTTCTCCGCGCAGAGTTTTCTCCCGACGGAAGGCGGCCGTTGCCTGATCATCGTCTGCGATACGGCCGCCGACGGCTCGCCGGATATCGCGTCAACGAAAGCGTTCATCAGCGAGAAGCGGGAAGGCATCACCTACAAGCGCAACGTCTGGCACAGGAGTGTCACCGCGCTCGAAGCCCCGTCTCAGTTCGCGGTGGTCATGGCCCAGACCAGTGACGGCCGCGACAACCTCTTCTTCGACCTCGCGGCGCCGATCGAGATCGTCGCCGGTTGA
- a CDS encoding heme ABC transporter ATP-binding protein, protein MSPLVEARGVGFTTRRTTILHDVSLALQPGRITVVLGPNGAGKSTLLRLLVGELRPSTGIITYDGIAMGDLPHWKLAAKRAVLPQSGSLAFPFTAYEVVALGLDGAGRSITGRAAEAKVVAALHQADVAHLAERQFPTLSGGEQQRVQFARVLCQLEAGRAHEPRQMLFLDEPVSSLDLEHQIAVLDIARHLAADGTGVFAILHDLNLAAAYADELIVLQSGRQVARGTPADVLTDRLLAETFGVNLAIRAVPAAPMPFVLPQARHHTSE, encoded by the coding sequence GGCGTCGGATTCACGACGCGCCGCACCACGATCCTGCACGATGTCTCGCTCGCGCTGCAGCCCGGACGCATCACCGTCGTGCTCGGCCCGAACGGCGCTGGCAAGTCCACGCTTCTCCGTCTCCTCGTCGGAGAACTTCGGCCTTCCACCGGCATCATCACCTATGATGGCATCGCCATGGGCGATCTGCCGCACTGGAAGCTGGCCGCCAAGCGCGCCGTTCTGCCGCAATCGGGCAGCCTCGCCTTCCCCTTCACCGCATACGAGGTCGTCGCGCTTGGTCTCGACGGCGCCGGTCGCTCCATCACGGGCCGGGCCGCAGAGGCCAAGGTGGTTGCGGCGCTTCATCAGGCCGATGTGGCGCATCTGGCCGAACGGCAGTTTCCCACGCTGTCGGGGGGAGAACAGCAGCGTGTCCAGTTCGCGCGGGTATTATGCCAGCTGGAGGCTGGGCGAGCGCACGAGCCGCGCCAGATGCTGTTTCTTGACGAACCCGTCTCCAGCCTCGATCTCGAGCATCAGATCGCCGTTCTGGACATCGCACGACACCTCGCCGCCGACGGGACCGGAGTCTTCGCGATCCTCCACGACCTCAATCTCGCCGCCGCCTATGCGGATGAACTGATCGTGCTGCAATCCGGGCGCCAGGTGGCTCGCGGAACACCAGCCGATGTCCTTACGGATCGCCTGCTTGCCGAGACATTTGGGGTCAACCTCGCCATTCGCGCCGTCCCGGCCGCGCCGATGCCCTTCGTCCTTCCCCAGGCGCGCCATCACACCTCCGAATGA
- the glpD gene encoding glycerol-3-phosphate dehydrogenase, with translation MVPQQATDELDVVFDLLVIGGGVNGVGIARDAVGRGLKVILCEREDLASATSSASSKLIHGGLRYLEQYEFRLVREALAEREVLLGIAPHIVRPLRFVLPHNATLRPAWMIRVGLFLYDHLAKRSRLPGSHGIDLRQGAEGAPLRTELTKGFVYSDCAVDDSRLVVLNAMDAAQRGAEILTRTACTAARREGTLWHATLTDEDGRTRPVKARALVNAAGPWVTDVLQHVLHANSRDHLRLVQGSHIVVPRLYEGDHAYILQNPDERIVFVIPYHRAYTLIGTTDVAYDGDPAVAAISPAETTYLCESVSRYFARQVRPDEVVWTYSGVRPLYDDADQNASANNPSTVTRDYVFDVSGGSDGTPPLLSVFGGKLTTYRRLAEHALDKLAPFLNASATGWTKTAPLPGGDLGGVSIEAFARDFAARHPWLPADLASRYVHSYGTLAAKLVGDALSLADLGEHLGSGLYAREVDYLVAHEWARSPDDILNRRTKLVIEANPAMRDRLAGWFAQNARSNPLAVSRAR, from the coding sequence GTGGTCCCGCAGCAAGCGACAGATGAGCTCGACGTTGTCTTCGACCTGCTGGTGATCGGGGGTGGCGTCAACGGCGTCGGCATCGCCCGCGATGCTGTCGGGCGTGGCCTGAAGGTCATTCTGTGCGAACGTGAGGACTTGGCCTCCGCCACATCCTCGGCCTCCAGCAAACTCATCCACGGCGGCTTGCGCTATCTCGAACAATATGAATTCCGGCTGGTCCGCGAGGCGCTGGCCGAGCGGGAAGTGTTGCTCGGCATCGCGCCCCATATTGTGCGGCCGCTTCGTTTCGTGCTGCCGCACAATGCCACGCTGCGGCCGGCCTGGATGATCCGTGTCGGCCTTTTTCTCTACGATCACCTCGCCAAGCGCTCACGCCTGCCGGGCTCGCACGGGATCGACCTGCGGCAGGGCGCGGAAGGCGCGCCGCTGAGAACAGAGCTGACGAAGGGTTTCGTCTATTCGGATTGCGCCGTCGATGACTCCCGCCTCGTGGTGCTGAACGCCATGGACGCCGCCCAACGCGGCGCCGAAATCCTGACCCGCACCGCCTGCACCGCCGCCCGCCGCGAGGGCACGCTGTGGCATGCGACGCTGACGGACGAAGACGGCCGCACACGCCCCGTAAAGGCCCGCGCGCTCGTGAACGCGGCGGGCCCCTGGGTCACTGATGTGCTCCAGCATGTCCTGCATGCGAACTCCCGGGATCACCTCAGGCTTGTCCAAGGCAGCCATATCGTCGTGCCTCGCCTCTATGAAGGCGACCACGCCTATATCCTGCAGAACCCGGACGAGCGCATCGTCTTCGTCATCCCCTACCACCGCGCCTATACGCTCATCGGCACAACGGACGTGGCCTATGACGGCGATCCCGCCGTCGCGGCGATCTCCCCCGCCGAGACCACCTATCTCTGCGAATCCGTCAGCCGCTACTTCGCGCGCCAGGTACGACCCGACGAAGTGGTGTGGACCTATTCCGGCGTGCGGCCGCTCTATGACGATGCCGACCAGAATGCATCGGCGAACAATCCCTCGACGGTCACGCGCGACTATGTGTTCGACGTCTCCGGCGGCAGCGATGGGACCCCGCCGCTGCTGTCGGTCTTCGGCGGCAAGCTGACGACCTATCGCAGGCTCGCCGAGCACGCGCTCGACAAGCTGGCGCCGTTTCTCAACGCCTCGGCCACCGGCTGGACGAAAACCGCCCCCCTGCCCGGCGGCGACCTCGGAGGCGTCAGCATAGAGGCCTTCGCGCGTGACTTTGCCGCCCGTCATCCCTGGCTGCCCGCCGATCTCGCCTCCCGCTATGTCCACAGTTACGGGACACTCGCGGCGAAGCTTGTCGGCGACGCGCTGTCCCTCGCCGATCTCGGCGAGCATCTTGGCTCAGGGCTCTATGCCCGCGAGGTGGACTATCTCGTGGCCCATGAATGGGCCCGCAGCCCGGACGATATCCTCAACCGCCGCACCAAGCTCGTGATCGAGGCAAACCCGGCCATGCGCGACAGACTCGCCGGCTGGTTCGCCCAGAACGCCCGATCCAACCCTTTAGCCGTCTCACGAGCGCGCTGA